A genomic window from Helicobacter pylori includes:
- the trxA gene encoding thioredoxin, which produces MSHYIELTEENFESTIKKGVALVDFWAPWCGPCKMLSPVIDELASEYEGKAKICKVNTDEQEELSAKFGIRSIPTLLFTKDGEVVHQLVGVQTKVALKEQLNKLLG; this is translated from the coding sequence ATGAGTCACTATATTGAATTAACTGAAGAAAATTTTGAAAGCACCATTAAAAAAGGGGTTGCGTTAGTGGATTTTTGGGCGCCATGGTGTGGTCCTTGTAAGATGCTATCCCCTGTGATTGATGAATTGGCTAGCGAATATGAAGGTAAGGCTAAAATTTGTAAAGTCAATACCGATGAGCAAGAAGAATTGAGTGCGAAATTTGGGATTAGAAGCATTCCTACCCTTTTATTCACAAAAGATGGCGAAGTCGTCCATCAGCTAGTGGGCGTGCAAACTAAAGTCGCTTTAAAAGAACAATTGAACAAACTTTTAGGCTAG
- a CDS encoding F0F1 ATP synthase subunit A — MEHRVFTIANFFSSNHDFITGFFVVLTAVLMFLISLGASRKMQMVPMGLQNVYESIISAILSVAKDIIGEELARKYFPLAGTIALYVFFSNMIGIIPGFESPTASWSFTLVLALIVFFYYHFEGIRVQGFFKYFAHFAGPVKWLAPFMFPIEIISHFSRIVSLSFRLFGNIKGDDMFLLIMLLLVPWAVPVAPFMVLFFMGILQAFVFMILTYVYLAGAVLTDEGY, encoded by the coding sequence ATGGAACACAGAGTATTTACTATTGCTAATTTTTTTAGCTCCAATCATGATTTTATCACCGGTTTTTTCGTTGTTTTGACAGCGGTTTTAATGTTTTTAATTTCTCTTGGCGCATCGCGCAAAATGCAGATGGTGCCTATGGGGTTGCAAAATGTGTATGAAAGCATTATTAGCGCGATTTTGAGCGTGGCTAAGGATATTATAGGCGAAGAATTGGCCCGCAAATACTTCCCCCTAGCTGGCACGATCGCTTTGTATGTCTTTTTTTCTAACATGATAGGCATCATTCCTGGTTTTGAATCCCCCACGGCTAGCTGGAGTTTCACGCTGGTTTTAGCGCTGATTGTGTTTTTTTATTACCATTTTGAAGGCATTAGGGTGCAAGGCTTTTTTAAATATTTCGCCCATTTTGCAGGTCCTGTGAAGTGGCTTGCGCCTTTCATGTTCCCTATTGAGATCATTTCGCATTTTTCTAGGATCGTGTCTTTATCGTTTCGTTTGTTTGGGAATATCAAGGGCGATGACATGTTTTTGCTCATCATGCTCTTATTGGTGCCTTGGGCTGTTCCTGTAGCGCCCTTTATGGTTTTATTTTTCATGGGGATTTTGCAAGCTTTTGTTTTTATGATTCTCACTTATGTGTATTTGGCAGGGGCTGTTTTAACCGATGAAGGGTATTAA
- a CDS encoding ABC transporter permease/substrate-binding protein, producing the protein MLSMGVFKQLIKELYEWLIHSLDIAIQHLVAMVLKISVVKYLIKEFHDRFIYFIDLIAQHFIIVSLSSLIVLVFGVLIGVFVFYNSKARAFLLPVVNFLYTIPSLALFALFIPLIGVGLKNALLVLVLYGLLPIVHSTYNALKEGREEVIKAAIGLGCNPKELFFRVQFLLAIPQILVGLRIAVVMLVAMAGIGALIGAGGLGQAIFRGLNTQNTTLLVAGSFIIAVFSVLADQFVSVFQHENALQRLLSQNATQKQKRRVYVSLAVFLFLLLASVLWLAPRNTIEEKPLVVATKPNSEQYILGEILSLLLEKHHIPIKRAFGIGGGTMNIHPALLRGDFDLYVEYTGTAWVNTLKNPLTQKVDFETIKKRYEKEFNLLWVGLLGFNNTYSLAISKEDAQKYAIETFSDLAFHSSNFDFGAEFDFFEREDAFKGLVKAYRFHFRSLHEMDINLRYKSFESHKINALDVFTTDAQIKELDLKVLKDDKGFFPNYQAGIVIRKEIVKKYPEVLELLEKIKIGDEKMQDLNYQVEVLKKSPQIVAKDFLESMGL; encoded by the coding sequence ATGCTAAGCATGGGCGTTTTTAAACAATTGATCAAAGAATTGTATGAATGGTTGATCCATTCTTTAGATATAGCGATACAACATTTAGTTGCAATGGTGTTAAAAATAAGCGTGGTAAAATATTTGATAAAAGAATTTCATGATCGCTTTATTTATTTTATAGATTTGATCGCGCAACATTTTATCATCGTTTCGCTTTCTAGTCTTATCGTGCTGGTGTTTGGGGTTTTGATTGGGGTTTTTGTGTTTTACAATTCAAAGGCTAGAGCCTTTTTACTCCCTGTGGTGAATTTCCTCTACACCATTCCTTCGCTGGCGTTATTTGCATTATTTATTCCGTTGATTGGGGTGGGGTTAAAAAACGCCCTTTTAGTGTTGGTCTTATACGGCTTATTGCCGATTGTCCATAGCACTTATAACGCTTTAAAAGAGGGGAGAGAAGAAGTCATTAAGGCCGCTATTGGGCTAGGGTGTAACCCCAAAGAGTTGTTTTTTAGGGTGCAATTCTTACTCGCTATCCCCCAAATTTTAGTGGGCTTAAGGATTGCGGTGGTGATGTTGGTGGCGATGGCTGGGATTGGGGCGCTCATTGGGGCTGGGGGATTAGGGCAAGCGATTTTTAGAGGGCTAAACACACAAAACACCACGCTTTTAGTGGCGGGTAGTTTCATTATTGCGGTTTTTAGCGTTTTAGCGGATCAATTTGTGAGCGTGTTCCAGCATGAAAACGCCTTGCAACGCCTGCTTTCTCAAAACGCTACCCAAAAACAAAAAAGAAGGGTTTATGTCAGTTTAGCGGTATTCCTCTTTTTATTGCTAGCGAGCGTATTATGGCTAGCGCCTAGAAACACCATAGAAGAAAAGCCTTTAGTCGTGGCGACAAAACCTAACAGCGAGCAGTATATTTTGGGCGAGATTTTAAGCCTTTTGTTAGAAAAACACCATATTCCCATTAAGCGAGCGTTTGGCATTGGTGGAGGGACGATGAATATCCATCCGGCCTTACTTAGGGGCGATTTTGATTTGTATGTGGAATATACCGGCACCGCTTGGGTGAATACGCTCAAAAACCCTTTGACTCAAAAAGTGGATTTTGAAACGATTAAAAAGCGTTATGAGAAAGAATTTAATCTTTTGTGGGTGGGGCTTTTGGGCTTTAACAACACCTATTCCTTAGCGATTTCTAAAGAGGACGCTCAAAAATACGCTATTGAAACTTTCAGCGATCTAGCCTTTCATAGCTCTAATTTTGATTTTGGCGCGGAGTTTGACTTTTTTGAAAGAGAGGACGCTTTTAAGGGTTTAGTGAAAGCCTATCGCTTCCATTTTAGAAGTTTGCATGAAATGGATATTAATTTGCGTTATAAGAGTTTTGAATCCCATAAAATCAACGCTTTAGATGTTTTCACGACAGACGCTCAAATCAAAGAGCTTGATTTAAAGGTGCTTAAGGACGATAAAGGCTTTTTCCCTAATTATCAAGCCGGTATTGTTATAAGAAAAGAAATTGTCAAAAAATACCCTGAAGTGTTAGAACTCTTAGAAAAAATAAAGATTGGCGATGAAAAAATGCAAGATTTAAACTATCAGGTGGAAGTGTTGAAAAAAAGCCCCCAAATAGTGGCTAAAGACTTTTTAGAAAGCATGGGGTTATAA
- the motA gene encoding flagellar motor stator protein MotA gives MDLSTILGLVLAVASISLGDILEDGNPLHIIHLSSVIIIVPTSLFAAMTGTHARYVKAAYKEIKIVFLNPKINLNETIKNLVELATLARKDGVLSLEGRVAQIEDDFTRNGLSMIIDGKDLKSVKESLEISIEEMEEYYHGAAHYWETAGETAPTMGLVGAVMGLMLALQKLDNPAEMAAGIAGAFTATVTGIMCSYAIFGPFGHKLKAKSKDIIKEKTVLLEGILGIANGENPRDLENKLLNYIAPGEPKKSQFEG, from the coding sequence TTGGATCTATCAACCATACTAGGCTTGGTATTGGCGGTCGCTTCTATTTCGCTAGGCGATATTTTAGAAGATGGTAACCCGTTGCACATTATCCATTTGAGTTCAGTCATTATCATCGTGCCTACTTCGCTTTTTGCCGCCATGACAGGCACGCATGCACGTTACGTGAAAGCCGCTTACAAAGAAATAAAAATTGTTTTTTTAAACCCTAAAATCAATTTAAACGAAACCATTAAAAATTTGGTGGAATTGGCCACTTTAGCCAGAAAAGATGGGGTATTGAGTTTAGAGGGGCGGGTGGCGCAAATTGAAGACGATTTCACCCGTAATGGCCTGTCTATGATCATAGATGGTAAGGATCTCAAATCCGTTAAAGAAAGCTTAGAAATCAGCATTGAAGAAATGGAAGAATACTACCACGGCGCCGCTCATTATTGGGAGACTGCCGGCGAAACCGCGCCTACGATGGGGTTAGTGGGGGCGGTTATGGGGCTTATGCTAGCTCTACAAAAACTAGACAACCCGGCTGAAATGGCAGCAGGGATCGCTGGGGCATTTACGGCTACTGTTACAGGGATTATGTGTTCTTATGCGATTTTTGGCCCTTTTGGGCATAAGCTCAAGGCTAAGTCTAAAGACATTATTAAAGAAAAAACCGTTCTTTTAGAGGGGATTTTAGGCATCGCTAATGGGGAAAATCCAAGGGATTTAGAAAACAAACTCTTAAATTACATCGCTCCCGGTGAGCCTAAAAAGTCTCAATTTGAAGGCTAA
- the trxB gene encoding thioredoxin-disulfide reductase: MIDCAIIGGGPAGLSAGLYATRGGVKNAVLFEKGMPGGQITSSSEIENYPGVKEVVSGLDFMQPWQEQCFRFGLKHEMTAIQRVSKKDTHFVILAEDGKTFEAKSVIIATGGSPKRTGIKGESEYWGKGVSTCATCDGFFYKNKEVAVLGGGDTAVEEAIYLANICKKVYLIHRRDGFRCAPITLEHAKKNDKIEFLTPYVVEEIKGDSAGVSSLSVKNTATNKTSELVVPGFFVFVGYDVNNAVLKQEDGSMLCKCDEYGSIVVDFSMKTNVQGLFAAGDIRIFAPKQVVCAASDGATAALSVISYLEHH; the protein is encoded by the coding sequence ATGATAGATTGCGCGATTATTGGAGGTGGTCCTGCAGGTTTGAGTGCGGGGCTTTATGCCACTAGAGGCGGTGTTAAGAACGCCGTTTTGTTTGAAAAAGGAATGCCTGGAGGGCAAATCACTAGCAGTAGCGAGATTGAAAACTACCCGGGCGTGAAGGAAGTGGTGAGCGGGTTGGATTTCATGCAACCATGGCAAGAGCAATGCTTTCGCTTTGGCTTAAAGCACGAAATGACTGCCATTCAAAGGGTTTCCAAAAAAGACACTCATTTTGTTATTTTGGCAGAAGACGGCAAAACTTTTGAAGCTAAAAGCGTGATTATCGCTACCGGCGGTAGTCCTAAACGCACAGGCATTAAAGGCGAGTCAGAGTATTGGGGTAAAGGCGTGAGCACTTGTGCAACATGCGATGGCTTCTTTTATAAAAATAAGGAAGTAGCGGTGCTTGGTGGGGGCGATACCGCCGTAGAAGAAGCGATTTATTTAGCCAATATCTGCAAAAAAGTCTATCTCATCCACAGGAGAGATGGCTTTAGGTGTGCACCTATCACTTTAGAGCATGCTAAAAAGAACGATAAAATTGAGTTTTTAACCCCTTATGTGGTGGAAGAAATCAAGGGCGATAGTGCTGGTGTGTCTTCTTTAAGCGTTAAAAATACAGCCACTAACAAAACAAGCGAATTGGTTGTGCCGGGATTTTTTGTTTTTGTGGGTTACGATGTGAATAATGCGGTATTGAAGCAAGAGGACGGCTCGATGCTGTGCAAATGCGATGAATACGGCTCAATAGTCGTGGATTTTTCCATGAAAACAAATGTTCAAGGTTTGTTTGCGGCGGGAGATATTCGCATTTTTGCCCCTAAACAAGTGGTTTGCGCGGCAAGCGATGGTGCTACGGCGGCTTTAAGCGTGATTTCTTATTTAGAACACCATTAA
- a CDS encoding glycosyltransferase family 25 protein, with protein sequence MRVFIISLNKKVCDTFGLVFRDTTTLLNNINATHHKAEIFDAIYSKTFEGGLHPLVKKRLHPYFIAQNIKDMGIAIDLISEFSKFYYALKYHAKFMSLGELGCYASHYSLWEKCIDLNEPICILEDDITLKENFKEDLDFLEKHIQELGYVRLMHLPYDPNVKSEPLDHQNQEIQEYIGIIKAYSEGVGTQGYVITPKIAKVFLKYSQRWVVPVDTIMDATFIHGVKNLVLQSFAIADDEQISTIARKEEPYSPKIALMRELHFKYLKWWQFV encoded by the coding sequence TTGCGTGTTTTTATCATTTCTTTAAATAAAAAAGTGTGCGACACATTTGGTTTAGTTTTTAGAGACACTACAACTCTACTCAATAATATCAACGCCACCCACCATAAAGCCGAAATTTTTGATGCGATTTATTCTAAGACTTTTGAAGGCGGGTTGCACCCCCTAGTTAAAAAGCGCTTGCACCCCTATTTCATCGCGCAAAACATCAAAGACATGGGGATTGCAATCGATCTCATCAGTGAGTTTTCTAAGTTTTATTACGCTTTAAAATACCATGCGAAATTTATGAGTTTGGGAGAGCTTGGGTGTTATGCGAGTCATTATTCTTTATGGGAAAAATGCATAGATTTGAATGAGCCGATTTGTATTTTAGAAGATGACATCACTTTGAAAGAAAATTTTAAAGAGGACTTGGATTTTTTAGAAAAACACATTCAAGAATTAGGCTATGTGCGTTTGATGCATTTACCATATGATCCCAATGTCAAAAGTGAGCCATTAGATCATCAAAACCAAGAGATACAAGAATATATAGGGATCATTAAGGCTTATAGCGAAGGGGTGGGGACGCAAGGCTATGTGATTACGCCCAAAATCGCCAAAGTTTTTTTAAAATACAGCCAGAGATGGGTTGTTCCTGTGGATACAATAATGGACGCTACTTTTATCCATGGCGTGAAAAACCTGGTGTTACAATCTTTTGCGATCGCTGATGATGAGCAAATTTCTACGATAGCGCGAAAAGAAGAGCCCTACAGCCCCAAAATCGCCTTAATGAGAGAACTCCATTTTAAATATTTGAAATGGTGGCAGTTTGTATGA
- the motB gene encoding flagellar motor protein MotB, translating into MAKKNKPTECPAGEKWAVPYADFLSLLLALFIALYAISAVNKSKVEALKTEFIKIFNYAPKPEAMQPVLVIPPDSGKEEEQMASESSKPASQNTETKATIARKGEGSVLEQIDQGSVLKLPSSLLFENATSDTINQDMMLYIERIAKIIQKLPKRVHINVRGFTDDTPLTKTRFKSHYELAANRAYRVMKVLMQYGVDPNQLSFSSYGSTNPIAPNDSLENRMKNNRVEIFFSTDANDLSKIHSILDEEFNPHKQQE; encoded by the coding sequence ATGGCTAAGAAAAACAAACCCACCGAATGCCCCGCCGGCGAAAAATGGGCGGTTCCTTATGCGGACTTTTTGTCGTTGTTGCTTGCGCTTTTTATCGCTCTTTATGCGATTTCAGCGGTCAATAAATCCAAAGTGGAAGCCTTAAAAACCGAATTCATTAAAATTTTCAATTACGCTCCCAAACCAGAAGCGATGCAGCCGGTTTTAGTGATCCCCCCTGATTCAGGAAAAGAAGAAGAACAAATGGCGAGTGAAAGCTCCAAGCCGGCTTCACAAAACACCGAAACAAAAGCCACTATCGCTCGCAAAGGCGAAGGCAGTGTTTTAGAGCAAATTGATCAAGGCTCTGTTTTAAAGCTCCCCTCTAGTTTGCTGTTTGAAAACGCTACTTCAGATACCATTAATCAAGACATGATGCTTTATATTGAACGGATCGCTAAAATCATTCAAAAACTCCCTAAAAGGGTGCATATTAATGTGAGAGGTTTTACAGATGATACGCCTTTAACTAAAACCCGTTTTAAAAGCCATTACGAATTGGCCGCTAATCGCGCTTATAGGGTGATGAAAGTCCTTATGCAATACGGCGTAGACCCTAATCAATTGTCTTTTTCTTCTTATGGCTCTACAAACCCTATCGCGCCTAATGACTCCCTAGAAAACAGAATGAAAAACAACCGTGTGGAAATCTTTTTTTCAACCGATGCGAATGATTTGAGCAAGATCCATTCTATTTTAGATGAAGAGTTCAATCCCCACAAACAGCAAGAATAA
- a CDS encoding homoserine dehydrogenase, translated as MKKRLNIGLVGLGCVGSAVAKILQENQEIIKDRAGVEIAIKKAVVRDIQKHKGYAFEISNDLESLVEDKEIDIVVELMGGVEAPYLLAKKTLAKQKAFVTANKAMLAYHRYELEQIAKNTPIGFEASVCGGIPIIKALKDGLSANHILSFKGILNGTSNYILSQMFKNQASFKDALKDAQHLGYAELNPEFDIKGIDAAHKLLILASLAYGIDAKLEEILIEGIEKIEPDDMEFAKEFGYSIKLLGIAKKHQDCIELRVHPSMIKNESMLSKVDGVMNAISVIGDKVGETLYYGAGAGGEPTASAVISDIIEIARKKSSLMLGFETPQKLPLKPKEEIQCAYYARLLVSDEKGVFSQISAILAKNDISLNNVLQKEILHSNKAKILFSTHTTSEKSFLNALKELENLKSVLDTPKMIRLEN; from the coding sequence ATGAAAAAAAGATTGAATATAGGGCTTGTGGGTTTAGGGTGTGTGGGGAGCGCGGTCGCTAAAATCTTACAAGAAAATCAAGAGATTATAAAAGACAGAGCCGGTGTGGAAATTGCCATTAAAAAAGCGGTGGTGCGAGACATTCAAAAACACAAGGGCTATGCTTTTGAAATCAGTAACGATTTAGAAAGCTTGGTAGAAGATAAGGAGATTGATATTGTTGTGGAGCTTATGGGTGGGGTTGAAGCGCCTTATCTTTTAGCTAAAAAAACTTTAGCCAAACAAAAAGCTTTCGTTACAGCCAATAAAGCCATGTTAGCGTACCACCGCTATGAATTAGAGCAAATCGCTAAAAACACCCCCATAGGCTTTGAAGCGAGCGTGTGCGGAGGGATCCCTATTATCAAGGCTTTAAAAGACGGCTTGAGCGCTAATCATATCCTTTCTTTCAAAGGGATTTTAAACGGCACAAGCAATTACATTTTAAGCCAAATGTTTAAAAATCAAGCGAGTTTTAAGGACGCTTTAAAAGACGCGCAACATTTAGGCTATGCGGAATTGAACCCTGAATTTGACATTAAAGGCATTGATGCAGCGCACAAACTTTTGATTTTAGCGTCTTTAGCGTATGGCATTGATGCGAAATTAGAAGAAATTCTCATTGAAGGCATTGAAAAAATAGAGCCAGATGACATGGAGTTTGCAAAAGAGTTTGGTTATAGCATCAAACTTTTAGGCATCGCTAAAAAACACCAAGATTGCATTGAATTAAGGGTGCATCCAAGCATGATTAAAAACGAATCCATGCTTTCTAAAGTGGATGGGGTGATGAACGCTATCAGCGTCATAGGGGATAAGGTGGGCGAGACTTTGTATTATGGGGCTGGGGCTGGGGGAGAGCCTACCGCAAGTGCAGTCATTAGCGATATTATAGAAATCGCAAGGAAAAAAAGCTCTTTAATGCTAGGCTTTGAAACCCCCCAAAAACTCCCCCTAAAACCCAAAGAAGAAATCCAATGCGCTTATTATGCGCGTTTGTTGGTGAGCGATGAAAAAGGGGTTTTTTCTCAAATCAGCGCGATTTTAGCCAAAAACGATATTTCGCTCAACAATGTCTTGCAAAAAGAAATCTTGCATTCCAACAAGGCTAAAATCTTATTTTCCACGCACACCACGAGCGAAAAATCGTTTCTAAACGCCCTAAAAGAGCTTGAAAATTTAAAAAGCGTGTTGGATACCCCTAAAATGATCCGCTTGGAAAATTGA
- the uvrC gene encoding excinuclease ABC subunit UvrC translates to MADLLSSLKNLSNSSGVYQYFDKNHQLLYIGKAKNLKKRIKSYFSVRNNEITPNHRASLRIQMMVKQIAFLETIVVENEQDALILENSLIKQLKPKYNILLRDDKTYPYIYMDFSTDFPIPLITRKILKQPGVKYFGPFTSGAKDILDSLYELLPLVQKKNCIKDKKACMFYQIERCKAPCEDKITKEEYLKIAKECLEMIENKDRLIKELQLKMDRLSSNLRFEEALIYRDRIAKIQKIAPFTCMDLAKLYDLDIFAFYGKNNKAVLVKMFMRGGKIISSAFEKIHSLNGFDADEAMKQAIINHYQSHLPLMPEQILLSACSNETLKELQEFINHKHSKKITLNIPKKGDKLALIEIAMKNAQEIFSQEKTSNEEEILEEVRSLFNLECVPYRVEIFDTSHHANSQCVGGMVVYENNAFQKNSYRRYHLKGLNEYAQMSELLTRRALDFIKEPPPNLWVIDGGRVQLNIALEILKSSGSFVEVIAISKEKRDSKAYRSKGGAKDIIHTPSDTFKLLPSDKRLQWVQKLRDESHRYAINFHRSTKIKNMKQIALLKEKGIGEASVKKLLDYFGSFEAIEKASEQEKNAVLKKRN, encoded by the coding sequence ATGGCTGATTTATTGTCCAGTTTAAAAAACCTTTCTAATAGCAGTGGGGTGTATCAATATTTTGATAAAAACCACCAATTACTCTACATCGGTAAAGCGAAAAATTTAAAAAAGCGCATCAAAAGCTATTTTTCTGTCCGTAATAATGAAATCACGCCCAACCATCGTGCAAGTTTGCGCATTCAAATGATGGTCAAACAAATCGCTTTTTTAGAAACGATTGTGGTAGAAAACGAGCAAGACGCTTTGATTTTAGAAAATTCTTTAATCAAACAGCTCAAACCCAAATACAATATTCTTTTAAGAGACGATAAAACTTACCCTTATATTTATATGGATTTTTCCACTGATTTCCCTATCCCTTTAATCACACGAAAAATTTTAAAACAGCCTGGCGTTAAATATTTTGGCCCTTTTACTAGCGGGGCTAAAGATATTTTGGATAGTTTGTATGAATTGCTCCCATTGGTTCAAAAGAAAAATTGCATTAAGGATAAAAAGGCATGCATGTTTTATCAAATAGAGCGTTGTAAAGCTCCATGCGAGGATAAAATCACTAAAGAAGAATATTTAAAAATCGCTAAAGAATGTTTAGAGATGATTGAAAATAAAGACAGGCTCATCAAAGAACTTCAATTAAAAATGGATCGCCTTTCTAGTAATTTGCGTTTTGAAGAAGCTCTAATCTATAGAGATAGGATCGCTAAAATCCAAAAAATCGCCCCTTTCACTTGCATGGATTTAGCCAAACTCTATGATCTGGATATTTTTGCTTTTTATGGCAAAAACAACAAGGCGGTGCTAGTGAAAATGTTCATGCGTGGGGGTAAAATCATTTCTTCAGCGTTTGAAAAAATCCACTCCCTCAACGGGTTTGACGCTGATGAAGCGATGAAACAAGCAATCATTAACCATTACCAATCGCATTTGCCTTTAATGCCTGAACAAATTCTATTGAGTGCTTGCTCTAATGAAACGCTTAAAGAATTGCAAGAGTTTATCAATCATAAACACTCTAAAAAAATCACTCTTAATATCCCTAAAAAGGGCGATAAGCTCGCTTTAATAGAAATCGCTATGAAAAACGCTCAAGAGATTTTTAGCCAAGAAAAAACCTCCAATGAAGAAGAAATTTTAGAAGAGGTGCGTTCGCTCTTCAATTTAGAGTGCGTGCCTTATAGGGTGGAAATCTTTGACACAAGCCACCATGCAAACAGCCAATGCGTGGGGGGAATGGTCGTGTATGAAAATAATGCATTCCAAAAAAACTCTTATCGGCGCTACCATTTAAAAGGTTTGAATGAATACGCTCAAATGAGCGAATTGCTCACCAGAAGGGCTTTAGATTTTATTAAAGAGCCACCGCCTAATTTGTGGGTGATAGATGGAGGGAGGGTGCAATTAAACATCGCTTTAGAAATTTTAAAAAGCAGCGGGAGTTTTGTAGAAGTGATCGCTATTTCTAAAGAAAAAAGGGATTCTAAAGCTTATCGTTCTAAAGGGGGCGCTAAAGACATTATCCATACGCCTAGCGATACTTTTAAATTGCTCCCTAGCGACAAACGCTTGCAATGGGTGCAAAAATTGCGCGATGAAAGCCACCGGTATGCGATAAACTTCCACCGATCCACTAAAATTAAAAACATGAAACAAATCGCTCTTTTAAAAGAAAAGGGCATAGGAGAAGCCAGCGTGAAAAAATTGTTGGATTATTTTGGGAGTTTTGAAGCGATAGAAAAAGCGAGCGAGCAAGAAAAAAACGCCGTTTTAAAAAAACGAAATTAA
- a CDS encoding RNA-binding protein encodes MKNIYVGNLVYSATSEQVKELFSQFGKVFNVKLIYDRETKKPKGFGFVEMQEEGVSEAIAKLDNTDFMGRTIRVTEANPKKS; translated from the coding sequence TTGAAAAACATTTATGTAGGGAATTTGGTTTATAGTGCTACCAGCGAGCAAGTCAAGGAGCTTTTCAGTCAATTTGGCAAAGTGTTTAATGTCAAGCTTATTTATGACAGGGAAACGAAGAAACCCAAAGGTTTTGGCTTTGTAGAAATGCAAGAAGAGGGCGTTAGTGAAGCGATCGCTAAATTGGACAATACGGATTTTATGGGCAGAACGATTAGGGTAACCGAAGCTAATCCTAAAAAATCTTAA
- a CDS encoding YraN family protein: MHFFNNKHKEKGLKAEEEACEFLKSLGFEIIERNFFSKFGEIDIIAFKKGVLHFVEVKSGENFDPIYAITPSKLQKIIQTIRCYLSQKDPNSDFCIDALIVKKGNFELLENITF; this comes from the coding sequence ATGCACTTTTTCAACAACAAGCATAAAGAAAAGGGCTTAAAGGCCGAAGAAGAAGCTTGCGAGTTTTTAAAATCGTTAGGTTTTGAAATCATAGAAAGGAATTTTTTTTCAAAATTTGGCGAAATTGATATTATCGCTTTTAAAAAGGGGGTTTTGCATTTCGTTGAAGTCAAAAGCGGGGAAAATTTTGATCCCATTTATGCGATCACGCCGAGTAAATTACAAAAAATCATTCAAACGATCCGCTGTTATTTGTCTCAAAAAGATCCTAATAGCGATTTTTGCATTGACGCTCTCATTGTGAAAAAAGGTAATTTTGAGCTTTTAGAAAATATCACTTTTTAG
- a CDS encoding ATP-binding cassette domain-containing protein, giving the protein MEEIVTIENLSFNYHNRAIFKDFNLSIQKGDFLCILGESGSGKSTLLGLILGLLKPNLGRIKIFNETLDSNNAFLRQKIGYIAQGNSLFPHLNALQNMTFCLNLQGIDKQAAQKEAKVLALKMGLDENIMDKFPNELSGGQAQRVGIIRGIIHRPELILLDEPFSALDSSNRKNLQDLIKEIHQNSHATFIMVTHDESEAQRLATKTLEIKAFK; this is encoded by the coding sequence ATGGAAGAAATCGTTACAATAGAGAATCTATCTTTTAATTACCACAATCGCGCGATTTTTAAAGATTTTAATTTAAGCATTCAAAAAGGGGATTTTTTATGCATTTTAGGGGAGAGCGGGAGCGGTAAAAGCACGCTTTTAGGTTTGATTTTAGGGCTTTTAAAACCCAATCTGGGGAGGATTAAAATCTTTAATGAAACCCTTGATTCAAACAACGCTTTTTTACGCCAAAAAATAGGCTATATCGCTCAAGGTAATTCCTTATTCCCTCATTTAAACGCCTTACAAAACATGACTTTTTGTCTTAATTTGCAAGGCATTGACAAACAAGCCGCTCAAAAAGAAGCCAAAGTTTTAGCGTTAAAAATGGGGTTAGATGAGAATATTATGGATAAATTCCCTAACGAATTGAGTGGGGGGCAAGCCCAAAGAGTGGGCATTATTAGGGGGATTATCCACAGGCCAGAACTCATTTTATTAGATGAACCTTTTAGCGCTTTAGATAGTTCTAATCGCAAGAATTTGCAAGATCTCATCAAAGAGATACACCAAAATTCTCACGCCACTTTTATTATGGTAACGCATGATGAGAGCGAGGCCCAAAGATTGGCCACAAAAACCCTAGAAATCAAAGCCTTTAAATAG